The window AGTTAAAAAAATTAATAAACAAGTGGAAAGGCGCGATTATGCAAAAGTGTCTGGTAATTTGCAATTACCAAATTTAATAGAATTGCAAATAGATACTTTTAATTGATTTATTAAAGATGGAATTAATGAAGTATTTAATGAAGTATTTCCAATTTTATCGGCGGATGGTGATATTGCTTTAAATTTATCAAATTGACAATTTAAAGAATCTAGAATGAAACCAGAGCGTGCAAAATCAGAATCAAAAATTTATGATGCACCTATTTATGCGGATTTAAATTTAACAATTAAAATTCAAAATTATGACATACCATTATTAGAAGAATCAAAAATCGAAATGACTGTATTTTTGAAAGATTTTTTGTTATCAAAAGTTGAGAATGCTTCAGTAACTTTAAATGCTGCTAAAGGCAATTTGTATTTTTATGATGTAAAAACTAAAAATTCAAATAATGAAATAGACAAAATTCAAATTGAAGTTGTTGAAGAAAAAGCAAGTTTAATTAAAGTCAATATAGATATCTTCAAAGTGGGAGAAGTATTTTTTGGTGAATTCCCATTGATGACAGATAGAGGAACTTTTATCATTAATGGTTCTGAAAAAGTTGTTGTTTCTCAATTAGTTAGATCTCCAGGATCTTATTTTAAACGTGAATTAAATCGTAAAAATGGTGAAATGAACTATTTTGCAGATATTATTCCATCACGCGGGACATGACTAGAATTTGAAACAGACATCAAAAGACAGTTGGATAGTAAAACATCTAGTGCGTTATATGTAAAAATTGACAAATCAAGAAAAGCAACAGCTACTTCATTGTTGCAATCATTTGGTATGACAAAAGAAAATGTTTTAAATATTTTTGATAGTACACCAGTTATTAAAACAACTTATGATCATGATGTTTTGACAGATAATGACCACATTAATTTTGAAAATCAAGTTCAAGAAATTTATAAAAAAATTAGACAAGGTGAAACAGCTACAACAGATGGTGCATCAAAATATATTTATGGATTACTATTTGATCAACGTAAATATGATCTAACTAAAGCTGGTAGATTTAAATTACAACAAAAATTAGCAGTAAAAAATAGATTATTAGATACAGTATTAGCTGAAGATTTAAAATCTGTATCTGGTAAAATTTTATTTACTAAAGGAACAGAAATTACAAAGAAAAACCTACATGAAATAGGTAGAGCACTAGAAGAAGGCGCAATGGTTGAAGAAATTACTTTCTCTCAATACATAAAATCAGGTAATAAAATTCAAAAAGTTCGAGTATATAAAAATAATGATTCAAAAGAAGAAAGCATTCCAATTATTGGTGTTTATGGTGAGTCAAAAGATGAGTTTTTGAATGTTCCAGATATTATCGCAACTATCTCATACTGTCTAAATTATATGGACGGAATAGGTGAAGAAGATGACATTGATCACTTAGGAAATCGTCGTGTAAGAACAGTTGGAGAATTATTGCAAAATCAATTTAGAATTGGTATGATGCGTATTGAAAAAAATGTTAAAGAAAAAATTTCTTCATCTAATCCATACAAAATAAAACCATGATCGATTGTTAATAATAAACCACTTACAGCTATTATTGGAGAATTTTTTAATCTTTCACAATTATCACAATTTATGGACCAAACAAATCCATTGGCGGAATTAACCAATAAACGTAGATTGACAGCTTTAGGACCTGGTGGGTTATCACGTGAACGCGCTGGCTTAGAAGTTCGTGACGTCCATCCATCTCACTATGGAAGAATTTGTCCAATTGAAACACCAGAAGGACCAAATATTGGTTTGATTTCAAATTTATCAACATTCGCAAGAATAAACGAATTTGGATTTATTGAATCACCTTATAGAAAAGTTATTGATGGTGTTGTTAAAGATAATGTTATTGATTATTTAACAGCAGATCAAGAAAGAGATTATACTATTGCGCAAGCATCTGTAAGTTTAGATGCTAAAGGTAAAATAAAAGACGACATGGTGATTGCTCGTTATAGAGGTGACGACTTAATGACATCTCCACTAGATGTTGACTATATAGACGTTTCGCCAAAACAAATTGTTTCAATAGCTGCATCATGTATTCCATTTTTAGAAAATGATGATGCTAACCGTGCGTTAATGGGTGCAAACATGCAACGTCAAGCTGTGCCATTAATTAATCCAGAATCACCATTGGTTGGAACTGGTGTTGAATTTGAAGCAGCTAGAGATTCAGGTGCAGCAGTTGTTGCATTACAATCTGGAATTGTTAAATATGTTGACTCAAAACAAATTAAAGTTGAAGGATCAGACGGAACACGTTCATATTTTTTAGCTGATTTTAAACGTTCAAATTCAGGAACATCAATTACTCATTCTCCTTGTGTAAAATTGGGAGATCAAGTTGATAAAGGGCAAATTATTGCAGATGGTCCTTCTATGGAACAAGGAGAATTGGCTTTAGGGCAAAATATTGTTGTTGCATTTACAACATACAATGGATATAACTATGAAGATGCTGTTATTGTTTCAGAAAGAGTTGTTATGGAAGATAGATTTACATCAATACACATTGATGAATATACTATTGAACGTAGACAAACAAAACAAGGACAAGAAGAAATTACTCGTGAAATTCCAAATGTGGCTGAAGCTGCCAAAAAAAATCTAGATATGGATGGAATTGTTCGCATTGGTGCAGAAGTTAAAGTTGGAGATATTCTTGTAGGTAAAATTACACCAAAAGGACAAACTCAATTATCGCCAGAAGATAGATTATTACATGCTATTTTTGGTGAAAAATCAAGAAATGTTAAAGATAATTCATTACGTGTCCCAAATGGTGGTGATGGAATAGTTCAATCAATCAAACGTTTTACAACAAATGATTTTGAATTACCAGCAGATATTAAAGAAATTATTAAAATTTGCATTGTTCAAAAACGTAAAATTCAAGAAGGTGACAAAATGTCTGGTCGCCATGGTAATAAAGGTGTTATTTCAAAAATTTTACCGGTTGCAGATATGCCACATTTAGAAGATGGAACTCCAGTAGATATTTTATTAAATCCACAAGGTGTGCCTTCACGTATGAATATTGGTCAGGTTTTAGAAATACATTTAGGAATGGCTGCTAAAAGATTGGGTATAAAAGTTTCAACACCAGTTTTTGAAGGATTAAGCGAAGAAGAATTAAATGAAATAATGACTGAAGCTGGAATGACAGATTTTGGTAAAGTTACCTTGATCGATGGTCGAACTGGTGAAAAATTTGATAAACCGATTGCTGTTGGTGTTATGTATATGTTGAAATTATCACATATGGTTGATGATAAATTACATGCACGTAACGTTGGACCTTACTCATTAATTACACAACAACCATTGGGTGGTAAAGCTCAAAATGGTGGTCAAAGATTTGGTGAAATGGAAGTTTGAGCTTTAGAAGCTTATGGTGCAGCACATACATTAAGAGAAATTTTAACTATTAAATCAGATGATATTAAAGGGCGTATCAAAACATATGAGGCAATTGTCAGAAATAAACAATTACCACAACCAGGTATTCCAGAATCATTTAATGTGCTTACAAAAGAAATTATGGGCTTAGGATTTGATATGTATATGATTAATGAACAAGGTGAAAAAGTTCAAATTAATGCGTATGACGAAGAAACTTTTGACTATGATAATTTTTCACAATCAAAAAACGATAATTTTGAATCAGAAAATGATGCAAAAAATATGATGAACGTTGAAGATTTTGTAACAGAACAACAATTAGAAGATGAAGAATAATATTTACGAATACAATTAGAAAAGGAAAATTAAATTATGGCAAAAGAACCAAAATTGATGATTAAAATTGATTTAGCATCTCCTGATGTAATTCGTACTTGATCTCGTGGTGAAGTTACTAAACCAGAAACAATTAATTACAAAACTTTAAAAGCAGAAAAAGATGGTTTATTTGATGAAAGAATTTTTGGGCCAACTAAAAATTATGAATGTGCTTGTGGTAAGTACAGAAAAATTAAAAATAAAGGTAAAATTTGTGAACGTTGTGGTGTTGAAATTACAGATTCTATTGTCCGCCGCGAAAGAATGGGACATATTGAATTAGAAGAACCGGTTTCACATATTTGAATGTTAAAAGTAGCACCTTCACGTATTGCTGCAGTTACAGATATCAAAACAAAAGATTTAGAAGCAGTTATTTATTTTGTATCTTATATTGTTTTAAATTCCGGAACTTGTCCTTATTTTGAAAAGGGAACAGTTTTAAATTTAGGAAATGATAAAAGTTCTATTAAAACTCGTGAAAGACTAACAAAAACTTTAAGAGATATTCTAGCAAAAGTAGAAAAAGGATCAATAGATGAATTTAGAGCAACAAAATTAATTGATGAATTAGTCAATCCATCTGTTCCATTTTCTATGGATGAGGCAGCAAGTTTTATAGGTAAACATACTGGTGCCAGATTTGGAATTGGTGCTGCAGCAGTTGAAGAGTTGTTAAGTTCAATTGATTTAGATGTTGAAATTGAAAAAATTAAAACAGAATTAAATAAACATCGTGGCGCAGTTGAACAAGCCAAATTAATGAAACGTTTAGAAGTATTAGATTCATTTAAAAAATCTAAATCTAGACCAGAATGAATGATATTAAAAGTTATATCAGTAATTCCACCAGATATTAGACCAATTATTCAATTAGATGGCGGTAGATTTACAGCATCTGAAATTAACGATTTATACAGACGTATTATTATTAGAAATGAACGTTTGAAAAAAGTTAAATCGATGGGTGCGCCATCTATTATTGTTAATAATGAAAAACGTATGTTACAAGAAGCTGTTGATGCATTATTAGATAATGATAGAAAAGCAAGACCCGTTATTGGTAAAGATAAACGTGCTTTAAAATCACTAACTGCAATTTTAAAAGGAAAACAAGGGCGTTTCCGTCAAAACTTGCTTGGTAAACGTGTAGATTATTCAGGGCGTTCTGTTATTGCTATTGGACCAGATTTAAAAATGTATCAAGCAGGTATTCCTCGTGATATGGCAATGACTTTATTTAAACCGTTTGTAATTAGAACATTACAAATAAAAGGTTATGCAGAAAATGTTAAAGTTGCAGAAAGAATGTTATCTCAAAATGATTCAAAAGTTTGAGAAGTTTTAGAAGAAGTAATTAAAGAAAGACCAATTTTATTAAATCGTGCTCCAACTTTACACCGTTTAGGTATACAAGCATTTGAACCAAAATTAGTTAAAGGAAAAGCCATTAGGTTACACCCATTAGTTACAACAGCTTTTAATGCCGATTTTGATGGTGATCAAATGGCTGTCCATTTACCAATTTCACCAGAAGCCGTTGGAGAAGCACGTGCTTTAATGTTAGGCTCAAAAGCAATTTTAGGGCCAAAAGATGGAAAACCGATTGTAACTCCAACTCAAGATATGATTTTGGGTAATTACTATTTAACATTAGAAGAAAAGGGCTTAACTGGTGAAGGAATGATTTTCGCCACTTTGGATGAAGCAGTTATTGCTTATCAAAATGAAAGAGTAGCTCTAAATGCATTAATTGGAGTTCCAGTAAGTAAACTTTCTGAAAAATTAATTAAAATCAGTGATGAAAAACAAAATGGTTATTTACTAACAACAGTTGGAAAAATTATTTTTAATACTGAATTTGTTGAATTATTCCCCTGAATTAATTCAAATGATATTGCAAATGCAGAAACAGCAATTAATGATCAAGTTTTTGCCGAAAATGAAAATATTAATGATGTAATAGCAAAACATGAAATATTACAACCAATTAAGAAAAAAGAATTATCAGCAATTATTTATCGTTACTTTAGAGAAAATGATTCTCAAAAAACAGCGCAAATGTTAGATAATATGAAAAACTTAGGTTTCTGATATTCATGAAAATCAGGAACAACTATATCAGCAGGAGATGTTGTTGCGTTTAAAGATAAATATGACAAATTTAAAGAAGCAGATAAAAAAGTTTCAGAAATTAATCGTTTTTATGATTTAGGAATGTTAACACAACAAGAAAAAAAACGTCGTGTAATTAATGTTTGAACTACAGTTAAAGATAGTATTTCAAAATCATTAGAAAATGTTTTAAGACAAGATATAAAAAATCCAATTTTTGTTATGGCAGATTCTGGTGCACGTGGTAATGTTTCAAACTTTACTCAACTTGTAGGTATGCGCGGATTAATGAACGATACTAAAGGTGATATTAAAGAAATCCCAATTAAATCATCATTCCGTGAAGGTTTATCGGTTTCTGAGTTCTTTATTTCAACGCATGGAGCTAGAAAAGGAATGGCAGATATTGCTTTAAAAACTGCTGACTCTGGTTATTTAACTCGTCGTTTAGTTGATGTTTCACAAGAAATAGTTATTATAGAAGATGAATGTAATGCAACAAAAGGTTTTGAAATTTCAGCTGTTGTTGATACAAAACATGATAATGTTATTGTGCCGTTAAAAGACCGTTTGGTTGGTAGATATTTATTTGATGATGCAGTTGACAGTAAGGGTAATGTTATTGTTGCTGCAAATCAATTAGTTACTAATGTTTTAGCAGATCAAATTATTGATGCAAACATAGGAAAAGTTCAAATTCGTTCTGTTTTAACTTGTGATGCTGCAAAAGGTATTTGCAAAATGTGTTATGGAATAAATTTAGCAACTGGAGAAGTTGTTTCTGTAGGAGAACCTGTCGGTGTTATTGCAGCTCAATCAATTGGAGAACCAGGAACTCAATTGACAATGCGTACTTTCCATACTGGTGGAGTTGCTGGTGATGCAGATATTACTCAAGGATTACCTCGTATTAAAGAATTACTAGATGTTACCACTCCAAAAGGGGCTGTCGCTTTAATTTCACAAATAGATGGTAAAATAACAGATATTCAAAATGATGATTCTATTTATACAATTACAATAAAATCAGAAAACGATGAGAAAAAATATCGTTCACATTATGGAGCAATCTTACGTGTGGCTGTTGGTGATTATG of the Spiroplasma endosymbiont of Labia minor genome contains:
- the rpoC gene encoding DNA-directed RNA polymerase subunit beta': MAKEPKLMIKIDLASPDVIRTWSRGEVTKPETINYKTLKAEKDGLFDERIFGPTKNYECACGKYRKIKNKGKICERCGVEITDSIVRRERMGHIELEEPVSHIWMLKVAPSRIAAVTDIKTKDLEAVIYFVSYIVLNSGTCPYFEKGTVLNLGNDKSSIKTRERLTKTLRDILAKVEKGSIDEFRATKLIDELVNPSVPFSMDEAASFIGKHTGARFGIGAAAVEELLSSIDLDVEIEKIKTELNKHRGAVEQAKLMKRLEVLDSFKKSKSRPEWMILKVISVIPPDIRPIIQLDGGRFTASEINDLYRRIIIRNERLKKVKSMGAPSIIVNNEKRMLQEAVDALLDNDRKARPVIGKDKRALKSLTAILKGKQGRFRQNLLGKRVDYSGRSVIAIGPDLKMYQAGIPRDMAMTLFKPFVIRTLQIKGYAENVKVAERMLSQNDSKVWEVLEEVIKERPILLNRAPTLHRLGIQAFEPKLVKGKAIRLHPLVTTAFNADFDGDQMAVHLPISPEAVGEARALMLGSKAILGPKDGKPIVTPTQDMILGNYYLTLEEKGLTGEGMIFATLDEAVIAYQNERVALNALIGVPVSKLSEKLIKISDEKQNGYLLTTVGKIIFNTEFVELFPWINSNDIANAETAINDQVFAENENINDVIAKHEILQPIKKKELSAIIYRYFRENDSQKTAQMLDNMKNLGFWYSWKSGTTISAGDVVAFKDKYDKFKEADKKVSEINRFYDLGMLTQQEKKRRVINVWTTVKDSISKSLENVLRQDIKNPIFVMADSGARGNVSNFTQLVGMRGLMNDTKGDIKEIPIKSSFREGLSVSEFFISTHGARKGMADIALKTADSGYLTRRLVDVSQEIVIIEDECNATKGFEISAVVDTKHDNVIVPLKDRLVGRYLFDDAVDSKGNVIVAANQLVTNVLADQIIDANIGKVQIRSVLTCDAAKGICKMCYGINLATGEVVSVGEPVGVIAAQSIGEPGTQLTMRTFHTGGVAGDADITQGLPRIKELLDVTTPKGAVALISQIDGKITDIQNDDSIYTITIKSENDEKKYRSHYGAILRVAVGDYVSRGQKITEGAINIKDLLEVARLEDVENYILKEVQKVYRLQGIEIADKYIEIIIKQMLNKVKIIDAGDTSLLPGEIVSVKAYRAAITDAIFKGKKPPLAKYTIFGIKKAPLESDSWLSSASFQDTARVLVKAIIKGKVDRLEGLKENIMLGNLIPAGTGLTGSENIIERGIETHNTEY
- a CDS encoding DNA-directed RNA polymerase subunit beta, with product MSYKVKKINKQVERRDYAKVSGNLQLPNLIELQIDTFNWFIKDGINEVFNEVFPILSADGDIALNLSNWQFKESRMKPERAKSESKIYDAPIYADLNLTIKIQNYDIPLLEESKIEMTVFLKDFLLSKVENASVTLNAAKGNLYFYDVKTKNSNNEIDKIQIEVVEEKASLIKVNIDIFKVGEVFFGEFPLMTDRGTFIINGSEKVVVSQLVRSPGSYFKRELNRKNGEMNYFADIIPSRGTWLEFETDIKRQLDSKTSSALYVKIDKSRKATATSLLQSFGMTKENVLNIFDSTPVIKTTYDHDVLTDNDHINFENQVQEIYKKIRQGETATTDGASKYIYGLLFDQRKYDLTKAGRFKLQQKLAVKNRLLDTVLAEDLKSVSGKILFTKGTEITKKNLHEIGRALEEGAMVEEITFSQYIKSGNKIQKVRVYKNNDSKEESIPIIGVYGESKDEFLNVPDIIATISYCLNYMDGIGEEDDIDHLGNRRVRTVGELLQNQFRIGMMRIEKNVKEKISSSNPYKIKPWSIVNNKPLTAIIGEFFNLSQLSQFMDQTNPLAELTNKRRLTALGPGGLSRERAGLEVRDVHPSHYGRICPIETPEGPNIGLISNLSTFARINEFGFIESPYRKVIDGVVKDNVIDYLTADQERDYTIAQASVSLDAKGKIKDDMVIARYRGDDLMTSPLDVDYIDVSPKQIVSIAASCIPFLENDDANRALMGANMQRQAVPLINPESPLVGTGVEFEAARDSGAAVVALQSGIVKYVDSKQIKVEGSDGTRSYFLADFKRSNSGTSITHSPCVKLGDQVDKGQIIADGPSMEQGELALGQNIVVAFTTYNGYNYEDAVIVSERVVMEDRFTSIHIDEYTIERRQTKQGQEEITREIPNVAEAAKKNLDMDGIVRIGAEVKVGDILVGKITPKGQTQLSPEDRLLHAIFGEKSRNVKDNSLRVPNGGDGIVQSIKRFTTNDFELPADIKEIIKICIVQKRKIQEGDKMSGRHGNKGVISKILPVADMPHLEDGTPVDILLNPQGVPSRMNIGQVLEIHLGMAAKRLGIKVSTPVFEGLSEEELNEIMTEAGMTDFGKVTLIDGRTGEKFDKPIAVGVMYMLKLSHMVDDKLHARNVGPYSLITQQPLGGKAQNGGQRFGEMEVWALEAYGAAHTLREILTIKSDDIKGRIKTYEAIVRNKQLPQPGIPESFNVLTKEIMGLGFDMYMINEQGEKVQINAYDEETFDYDNFSQSKNDNFESENDAKNMMNVEDFVTEQQLEDEE